The nucleotide window CATCTCACCATggccttctgaaatccaaaactATATTGATTAGCCCAGTGGGAGACCGTGCTAAATAAAGTGATTACTCGCAGGATGCTGATGCAGTTAAAACCTCTATCTCCAAactgtcagcttttcaggaactaCATATAAGAAAgacagtcttgtttttttttttttttttttaccttgcaaGTCTTTTACCTCTGAGCTCATCCAGTCCATTTGGAAAGGGTTTTATCGGCCCATgagttgttgggtttttctcaTCCTCCTCAAGCTGAAAGGGAAACATAAAAATCACCGAAACTGCAGTAGCAacgttttcacctgacagcagcGATGCATTTCTCACACTTCACAGCCAAGTGCATATCATTATCCTTGGATTTTAGTGAAACCTTTTACACTGACCTTTTAACAGCTGCTTCGACAGTATATGTACTTGTTCATGCCTATTCtatcagctttttttctgacatATCTATTTCAAATTTAGTGTTAAAAGTCATAGAAGAGAACTAACAGAAACAGTAGTATTACAACAGTAATGTAGTAgtaacattattattgtttcccATGTTCAAAtggtgatggagggagagaatggATCGCTTCTCatcaatttattcatttgtccatctgtccatcacacATGATGTTTCAGATGCTTCTGGCAGGATTTTGAGGAAACCTGGGAGAATGATGCATCTCACCACTGCATGCTGATATCCCAGAAGCCCAAATGAAACTGTGTCTTTTGGGGAAATAAAATGCCTGCTGTTGATTTGACTTCTTTTCAGGGTATTActggtttaaaaaatattatatttacagttatccctctgtcctctgctgctTAGATTCACAAAATgacatcacacagaaaatatgacAACAAGCAGTGAGCTGCCCTCATGTTGCTGCACACAAGGCACGCGAGCGGCCCCTCCTTCTGTCACATGAAGGCTAATGAACAGCAGGCTCGTGCTCTTGATGGAGGAGCCTGTTGGGCCACAAGAAGCATGTGTACTCACCACTTTCTgcttggacacacacagacaataggACGCGTCTGTAGTACTGGGGGCCCAAACCCTGAAGAAGGGCAGATGGTGCCCGGGATCTAGGATCGCACCCCCATTAAcatgagaaaagagagggacCGAGGCGGGGGGACAGGTACCCTTTCTCCTATTTTCCTCTTCTATAGAGATTAGAGAGGGGGGCGACTCATTTAGCCAACAGAGTCTGTGGCACTGAATTGGAACCCAATTAGAGACGTGCTGTCAACCTGTCAGCACAGAATATTAAGTATGAGGACCCCATTTGAGGAAAGCCATTCTTTATTATatttacatcatattttatgattacatttataattttttttacatatttttggtGCTAAAATTTTGCTTAACAGCATTCTTACGCCTGAGTGGGCTGCATATTTTTCCTGTATTGCTATCCTGAAGATCAGCATCCAAGTAAATAAGTTACACAGAAGGCTGCATCTTGCTGATGTAAAGTTTACCATGGTAGCTGACATAaggctgccttttttttccttccttttttcccaacataatcactgtaaaataaaaaggacTGTTTCTGTGGCTAAAGCTCatgctgttttattcattttatcagGTTTGCTGCACGTTCAGTGGgcattttgagtgtgtgtaaagAAACTTAATTTAACATCCACCTTCATGTCACTGACTCATTACTACTGTCGTACACTCCACTTGACGTGTTAAAATACATGGCAGACATTTTCTAAACTTTACAGCTTTTTCACTGCGCAATGTGTGAAAGTACTTACCTTTTCTGAGGCTGGTaaacacagtattcaaattCCTTGGCTTTACTCGGTTCTCAGTGACTGTGTACAAATATCTTACAACAGTCATTGGATTGTCAAAACAAATCTTAGCAGGTGTTTTGAGAGCTAGCAgatcttttcatttcttctcttttgggacatctatctaaaaaaaataaacagtctCAGAACCACAGTTGTTATATTCTAGATGTTCTCTGTAGATTTGGCCTCTTAATCATAAACCGACCAACCATTAGAAGCTGTTCTGACCACGACACCACTCTCTAAAATGACTTTAAATCATCTTTTTATCCTTTGTAAAGCATGGATTGCAAAATTTCTTGATTTTAAATTACAGCAACACATTGTTTAGATCATCAACACATTTCCCCACTTGTGTATTCTTAGTAACTGTAGGATGTAGAACAACTATAACCatcagaacagagagagagagagagagagagagagagagagagagagggagagagagaaagatgaccAATAGAAATAAACACCAACTGAAATCTGTTTGTACACGGATGTTTTAGCTCAGGTTTTGTCTCCCTCTAGCAGCTGTCTGCAGGACAACCAACATGTGCTGGAAGCaatctctacacacacacacacacatgcatacaaacacatataccccacccccacctgtCAAATTTGAGACATCTTTTAcataaggaaatgaaaaatatgctTTAAGTGATAATAGTTTTTCAAAACCATGGCCACACTTTtcaattttaatgaaaaaaatatctgataTGGTAAAATtttgagaattaaaaaaaattcagtgtacACCAGCATGACATTCATGGTACTAGTGGATTCTTTTGaatcctttcattttttctacCGTATTTCTTGCTCACTCTGTAGCATATACTGCAGAGGGCAGTACATTTGCAGGCCTGCATCACTCCTTTCACTTAGATTCATGAAGTATTTATCCACAAATGCAACAGCAGGCTACTGACatcacctgattttttttttttttttttttttttttttttacatgtttttctaaGCAAGATAAATTATTATTACCTGTGACCTGTTTccaacattgtgttttggtgtgaaaaaaaagaaaagaaaataatcagtTGCATTACTGGATAAATCAGTCACTATATGCAACCAAATGGTTAGAGAGCTCAAatgaagagggagggaagacaTGGTGGTGAGGGAGGTTTCTCACACTCAGCACCATGAAGACTCTGGTTAAGTCCCGGGTGATGCAGACGATTCAGATATTGGGCGAGTCAAAGGCCAGCTAAATAAAGCTCTCAGTGACCTAGAGAATGTTTTTGGCTTCCAGAGCTTGATGAGTCCGCTAGCCAAATCCAGGATAACTCTGTCTCCAACCTGAGTGCCAACCCCTGGCATACACCAAACCTTATCCATGGCTGCAATGGTGTGATGAATAAACATAATGATGGAATACGGAAAAATGACTGACCCATTGCCTCAGGGTCCAGCAGCAATTTCCTCTCATTCCCTAACTGGTGCAATGTCAGGGAGTAGTTGCACTACATGTAATTAAGCTgtatttttaactgcattttgCAATAGCTTGCTGATAGTTCAACAGAATTCATATTTGCACAGGGTAGTTATTAGTTAGGGTAGGGTAGTTAAATTACTATtgtttattttaccattttagtgTAGTAAACTACTTAAATTACAAACAGTGTGCAGTTATAAAGGATTAGAGTAACCCAGATGGGATCGTTTGGTTTAGAACAGGCGTAGGTGTCAGTGGTAATCCAGGAGGCTGGATTGCTGTGGATATTTGGctttagtttttaatgtttggaaTTTTAATTTGCACCCTAAACTATATACTAACTATATTAGTTGTCAGATCATAAGCGTTGACAATTGCTATATATTGACAAATATTCAGAGAACTTGTTGCATGCTATCTTCCAACTTACCTGGCTAAGAAAACCAAGCAGTATAGGTAGATTTGATCAATTTTTATGCACTAGTTTGAAGTTTTTGCTAAGCATTGTTATTTAACCAACTATATAGATTAGCTTTGCTGGGGTTCAACTACATCCAATGTGAAGTAATTACTAATTTGCAAAACTATACATTCAAATTAGCCAGCCCAACACTGCTATATTCAAGCCTACATTAAAAGATGTAGTGAACATGTCTGCAGCCTTGAAACTGATGAACAATGTCGCCAGGCTTCTCAGCACCAGAGCACCTAATACTTTATCAGAAAGTATTAGAAAGTgcacaaaaatgatttaaataaaaataaagaaaaagcatttcTTCTTAAGTTGCTTATTCTCTTTATTTCCAATGTTTTtggcagaaatcaaataaatctgaggtttcaaagggttaagctAATGGCTGCAGTGCTGTTATAAACAACCTCACCATGAAATGTGCAGACTGGCACGTGATGGACAGCAGCACCCAGAGCATCCAAGAGCAGCCCAAAAAAGAGGCATCAGGAGACGACCATGAGCCTGGAGGCCTGAAGCCTGCAATGAAACAGCTGATCAGACTCAAGTAGATCAACAGTACAGCCACAATATCCAGTACTTCCCAGCATATAGGCTCAGGTgatggcatcacacacacacacacacacacacacacacacacacacacacacacaaaatctcaaGTAATCAGTAAATCTTTCCTTCTAAATTTATATAGCCATTATTTTCTTGGAAAATATAGAGTGgtttaatttaatgtttaatttaagaTTGAATATCTTATACAACGAAAAGAGAtacagttatttaaaaaaaaaaaaaaaacagctggccCTCAGCACTGGACACACAACAAGCTGTCCATTTTGAGGATTTGGAAAGTCACCTGAAATATGTTAAATACTAAGGAGATAGCTCCATCTAGTGACCAAAGCAGGTAACTGCCGCAGATATGAGCTAATGGAAGTGTATGAACATTAAAAATTAATGGAAATTACAGTAATGGACATTTTCTCTAAAACACCCTCTCCTTGTAGGGACAAACCAACATCCAAGCTCCATCCGAGATCCGTGCCCCTCCAAGTAGTGTTAAAATGGACCCGTACATGTTCAGTCCAGCTTtctaggggggaaaaaagactaaTTTGATGTTTTACAACTTCTTGATTGACCTGCtcaaataatcataaaaaaggGTGTGTTATTTAGTTGTTGCATAgcaccattgtgtgtgtgtgtgtgtgtgtgtgtgtgtgtgtgtgtgtgtgtgtgtgtgtgtgtgtgtccacaagGAAAGTAAATGTTTGTGCCATGTTGCAGTTAGCTGACATGAGAGCAGTTACTGGTGGGGAGTGCAATAAACCTTCAACGCCATTAACTGATCATTCACATCATCATAAAGAACTGGGAAACAGAACAGTGATATATACTGTTTACAAAAAGGTCTGAGCAAAGAGTGTGATTATAAATTGCAAAAACTTCagtaaaaactgacaaaaagttCGTTCCTGACATTTTTCCCCCTATATACAGTTTTTAGGGATATTTAATGTGCTTTACAATTTCCACTATGTGACTCAtcggaaaaaatgagaaaacataaATTATGGTATTCTTCTGATAATGAACTTACAAAGCAACAGCAGCCTGAGTAGTTCATGCAAAGGAGGAAATGCTGACTGAGGCAATAACCCTTTTATCATAgtagtgggatttttttttttttacctaggCCTATAAATTTAATTGCACATTGTAAAAACAACTTTCATTGTGTGAGAAGAGCGAGAAGAGTTTCTGGTTCACTGAAAAATCCATACTATTCAAATATCTATTGCAATCACAATATTCAGCTAAGTGATTGCTTTACTACACACTAAGTTGTCACTGTCTTGCAGCAGCAGAGTGCGTGTTATGTGCGTTTACATGTTTCTGCGTGATGGAAATGAACTACAATTTGGGTTGAGAAGACATTACATAATAAATGAGCCTacatagtgtatatattgcttgctgctatttatcatctgtttatattgtgaatttggacattgcccaccagggccgggtctagccaggcatgtatgagggggcagccacaaatgttgagggggcattgtgctccagcaccttttaccatgtctaactgaatatattttgggggatttagtttgagggggcacaacatttatttgagggggccaggcaccctcttgcccctgcgtagACCCGGCCCTGTTGCCCACacctatgcacattgtatacatcgatgcacactggttttattggctttttatcatctatttctcatctgggtgctatttatttatttatcatctgtctatactgtaaatttgcacattgccctcatctatgcacattgtatacatcgatgcacactggttttattggttttttgcacattggtacttagatctttagatctcgagggtcaccttttattctttatttttgatttacttattctttatttttgatttacttaatcttgtactctgtggatactgctgaaaaatgtgaatttccttcgggatgaataaagtatctatctatctatctatctatctatctatctatctatctatctactgagCTGTTAGCCGGCTCTAAACATGGATATTTATGAGCATACAACCCGGAGTCCTGGGCTCAGGCTCCCTGAGGCTCATTATAATGAAGACGAAGCTCCAGTAACCACCTAGCGGGCACATGTCGGAGATCCCTCTTGTTGTCATCTTGGACTACAGCACGGAGCCGGATGCGCCGCCATGCCGACTTTGCAAGCGAATAGAGTATTTATTCACCAACCTGCTTGAGACTAGGCTATTAGGAGTTGGCCGAGGGGGTCGGCCACACAGTTTAGGGTACAGGGTAGGCTCTTGGCGAAGACAGCCCCCCGAAAAACACCGGCTGTGTTCACTTTGGCGTCTTTGGTCGCGGCGAGCCTTGTATTGATGTACGGAGACTTGCGTGTTAGCCGCGCTAGCGTTAGCTCGAGTCGAGAGAGTCGGGTAGTGACATTACGGCGGGAGGCGGGGAGGGCTGTGAGGTGAGAGACTGTTATTTTGATGGTGAGTATACTGTGCACTGTACGCGAATAGGTGGCCGAGCTGCCGCGTTGTATCGTGTTTTATAACGTGACTCACAGTTTGGGGTTGGAGGCGGCAGCGTATCGACATGGTTTCCTGAGTGTTTGTGGCCGTAGTGCAGCTGAGCGCTCAGTTAACATTACAGTCCTCTGGCCCGCAGTCGCTGCCTGACAGGAGCTAAAGTGGCTAGCCCGCTAACTAGTTAACTAGTCAGCTACCCACCACAGCGATTCACAAACTTTTTCAGGTCAGTGAACCCGCAAGTAGATATGTTTCAGACCGCAAACCCCCATCTGATAATGGTTTAGTCCCAGGGTCCCTCCCCGCCCCCCAGCCTGAGAGGGAgaatgttcatttatttgttgatctgtttatttgtttgtttatttaggCCAATCTCTAATCAAGGTGGGGGTGAAATGTACCGTATCATTCACTACTACAGCAAATGACTTAATACTGAAATTAAACCAGTCCTCATTCTGGTGGAGGCTCCTGCCAAATCCTCAAGGATGAGGTATACCTGCAGCCCGGGTTGATAACCACTGAATCATAGTTGGTTAAAGAGGATGTCATgaactagtgtgtgtgtgtgtgtgtgtgatagcgGCCGTGGGCTTCCAGATTTTGTTGAGCACATTTAAAATTATTCAGTAGGTGTAGGTAAATGTTTTGGGTTAACAGTTGTTTTCTCTGCCTTCCAGATCTAGAGAGGCTTCCATGTCTGCGCCAGCACTGGAAAGTGATAGAGATGTCTGTCGATGAGGAGACTGTAAAAACTGTCAGCTCCCAGGCCAGCTCAGCTCCATCCCTGCAGCTCTCAGAATGTACCGGAGGTTACAACGATATTTCCATAATGGCAGAGGTTTCCGCGGCCACCCCTGACAGCTCTGATGTTGCAGCTACCTGTCCTGTGCCAACCACCGTGGCCTCACCGAATCACACCAGCTCCTCTGATACTTGCACCCATCCAGAGAATGCAGGCCAGAGGGCCAGAGGGAACGAGAATAACATAAACCGCAGGAACAACTTGCATCattccaaacagcagcagcagcagcagccgaggCTAACTAAACGTCGCAACACGTCAAGTTCTGGTTTCAAGCATCCAACATCCAACAAGAGAAGGCGGAGGGCCAACTCTGAGAGTGACTCTGTCCTGCCCACCAATTTCCTTCTTGGTGGGAACATTTTTGACCCGCTGAACCTCAACAGCCTGCTGGATGAGGAGGTCAACAAGGCGCTGAATGCAGAGACACCCAAATCCTCCCCACTGCCAGCCAAAAGTCGAGACCCTGTGGAGATCCTCATCCCCAGGGACATCACTGACCCGCTCAACCTCAACAGCGGGatagcagacagcagcttcttGGTGTCTCCTTATAAGAGTGGTGGCAGGAAGAGACACCGCAACAGACATCatggtggaggtgggggtgggggtggtggtatTTCAGCCACACAGCTTGACCTTTCAGAATCAGGAAAATGTGAGGTGAAAATTGGCACCTCCACGCTGCTGTCAGGTGTATCAGCCTCTTGCTCAGCACTAGATGCCCCAAAAGGGTCCAGCACCTTCTCCAGTGTCTCAGGGGACTTCCACGAGTGTCAGGAGGCTGACTCATCCAGCTGCAAGGAAGAGTCGTCTGTATCTGCTCCCCACACCCAGAGTCGAAGTATGGAAGACTCCTCTTCTTTCGTATCTGGGGGATCAAACCAGCACTCAGGCCGACGCAAACGCAGACGCAACTCTGGTAAGATGGAGCTCCCTGTGACTCATTCGACCCCCATTGGGAAGCCAGGATCCGGAGACAGGACTTGTGGCGCAGGGGCGTCGAGAAGCTCTCAGTCCTTCCACACACCGAGGAGTGGTCCCAGAACTGGGCCAGGAGGACGCCAGCAGCAGCCCCACAACCAGCAGAAGgaccagcagaggaagaagTTCCAGTATGGGAACTACAACAAGTATTATGGCTACCGCAACCCAGGCGCCAGTGAAGACCCGCGGGTACGTGTGTTTCGTCCAGAATGGTTTCAGGGTAAAGACGTACTGGATTTGGGATGCAACTCGGGCCATCTAACTCTATATATTGCCAAAATGCTAAGACCTGCCCGCATATTGGGTCTGGATATTGACAGTGATCTGGTACATGCTGCCCGAAAGAACATCAGACATTATCTGTCTGAGCTGCAGACCCAGGAGGCCAGACGTGCAATGCAGGAAGAAAAGAGCACtaaacaggaggagaggaatggaAATGAGAGTTGCACAGGCAGAGAAAAGAAGCACAATGAAGCAGAGAGTGTGGATGAAAATGGGAAACCAGTGAAAGGAGAGAGCTGCCCTGTGGAGGCTGTAAATGACAATGTCTCCTGTCACATAGATGAGGCAGGGACCCAGGGGCAGGACAGCACAACAGAGGAAATGGAGCAGGAAGACTGTGATTTGCCCCCTGCTGATCACCCTGTGAGCTGCTCTTTTCCTGTGTCCCTACGGATCTCCAGGGGGCCCATAGCAGCACCTCCACTCACAGAAACCTCTACTGTACGGTCCGGAGAGTTCCCCTCCAATGTGTCCTTCATCAAGGTAAGTGggagttttgtttgaaaaaaatggaggtagtgtgtgtgtgtgtgtgagagaggttTCAATATGAAGCACCTTGAGCTCCTGAATAAACCTCTGTACAAATTCAGTATCTTATGATTATGCAGTTCATTAGGCGTAGGCATCATGTAGATCCAAAATGACTAGGCAGTTTGAATATGATGCAGTATAATTCAAAGAAACTAGGATTTATCTGTTTTTGGAAACGCACCCAACAAGATCCAACCAGATTTGTTGTATTGTGAACACTGATAACCCAGGAGGACTAATAGACTTCACCCAGGGGCCTGACAAGCCAAAATATGGTCCATTTTgtataatttcaaaatgtgattGAAAATGCCGCATACCCAGAATTGGCCAGAATCAGCTTACTGTCGCCAGTTATTGCCTGTTAATGCCTCATTGTCATTGAAATTGATAGGCTATAATTTGCACGCCTACTTCTGTCTGGAACCCCCACAGTCTTTTTGGCTCTGAATAGAAAAGGgcagtgtaaaataaatttcataACAGTCATTTAATCCTACTAGGCTGTCCAGTGCAGCATACAGCTTGCCTTGATGATAGCATATCACATAATATACCAAAAATTGGACGAGAGAAAGGGGGATTAGAAGCGATGTGTGCATCCTTAATCAGGCAAACAGGAATCAGGTGCTCTTCGGAGAGGGTTGGATCAATGGAAAATATCTTTAAGTTTGTGTCcttgttaaataaatgttctgGGTTGAATACAACTTGCAAACTTAAACATCCAAGTGCACTGTTCcactgaataaatgttaaaaagcctttattattacatggctaAGAATGATTTAAAAGCCTGGCTGCTGACCAACACGTTTCAGCTGCATGAGCCTTCATCAAGGTGCAGAGGGAATGACAGCGACTAGACGTCATTATATAGCGACCCATTTCTGTAAAAAGGAGACgaacttaaaatatattttccattgataCCAAAAAATGGAACTGCAGCTATTAATCCCAACCAAAACTGAGGCTATAACCAAGTGTAAATTGACACCCATTGTCACCGAAGGCAGCATTTCCCACAGATTGGCAATTTAaatgtgggggtgggggctggaGGGGGCTTAATTTCAATAGGATTAATTACTTGTCCTTACCTACAGAAAGATCAGTCTGTCCACTCCAACTGGTTAACAGGGAATATTCAAGTCTAACTGTGATTGTTGAAGTTTCCACATCTTATATtaaaaagtttcaaaaagttATTAACACATGCAGTTTGGAGCGGATTGTGTCATTTTAAGTTTGATTTTCACATCAGGAGGCTGTCAGATTGAATGCAGTGTCGCTGTCTACTTGAGATGATGCACACATTAGGTGCAGCATTGATTGATTTAGATCAGTTTGTATAAATTGATTAGCTTTTAATTTGGTGGTGACCGTGTCAGTATTGTGGCGGTGCACCACAGATTAACCTGTATACTAGAATCACTGGGGACTGGACTGATTTATCAGTGACTCGctgtcagatttatttttgaaatggaaatgtcaTAGTTTGGGAGTAAGTTAgatgtggtttttttttttttttttttttttttttaatcgtggTGAGCAAAGTTTGATGGATCATGTGAGCAAATTGTTCATGTTTTTAGTCAGAGATTGAATGTAGCAGGGTTTTAAAGTTCCAGaaactatttataattatttataatttatataatgtatataatattatatattatatatatttaatataattatttatttataattatgttCCTTAAATTCATTGTTTGTGTCCTCATTTCACAATAAGCCATTGTTGGATGTTCAgcaaaaaacatatatacatataaacataaatacatatattttagaGGAAAATGTCACCCAATATGAAACCATTATAAAGCAGTTAAGGTATTCTAAACAGCCACCTCtggaattacattttaaatgagaattATTTCAATTATTTCTGGGCCCTTTGTCTCCCAAGAAAAAGGGCCAAGCCCTTTAGGTTATTGAAAATAGAAACATTAAATGTGAACTCGTTGGCCAGCATTCTTCCTAGTAACCATCCTCGGAGAAGAAAACATTCTGAGGTAGAGCCTCTGAGTCACTAATGGAATctgaatttattttcactgactcAGACAGTTTAAGGTTGGAGCCAGTTGGTCACCATTTTTCCACCCTTGCACTTTTGAGTCCCAGTGAGAGACCAGTTGCACTTGGATGCTGCTGGGGTCTTCAGAAGGCTCCCTGTCCCTTCAATCAGGCGATTCTGTGATGTGTTTGGAGGCATCTGCCCTCCACATGCCATCCTTGGTTGTGAATTTGGCTAATATTCCTACAACTCTCCCCTCATCCATGTGAAGGTGGCATCCCATTGCTGTTATCACGCTTCAGGCTGAGGTTCTCTCTCCACTGGACAGGCGTTGTGCCCTCCACACTGTGTGTGGGCGGCACAGTAGCATGAATCGGTTGGATGTAAATGTCATGGCATTTCTGAATGAAATCGATAAGTGCCTTCTCTGCTCAAAGCATTAGA belongs to Myripristis murdjan chromosome 14, fMyrMur1.1, whole genome shotgun sequence and includes:
- the mepcea gene encoding 7SK snRNA methylphosphate capping enzyme, producing MSVDEETVKTVSSQASSAPSLQLSECTGGYNDISIMAEVSAATPDSSDVAATCPVPTTVASPNHTSSSDTCTHPENAGQRARGNENNINRRNNLHHSKQQQQQQPRLTKRRNTSSSGFKHPTSNKRRRRANSESDSVLPTNFLLGGNIFDPLNLNSLLDEEVNKALNAETPKSSPLPAKSRDPVEILIPRDITDPLNLNSGIADSSFLVSPYKSGGRKRHRNRHHGGGGGGGGGISATQLDLSESGKCEVKIGTSTLLSGVSASCSALDAPKGSSTFSSVSGDFHECQEADSSSCKEESSVSAPHTQSRSMEDSSSFVSGGSNQHSGRRKRRRNSGKMELPVTHSTPIGKPGSGDRTCGAGASRSSQSFHTPRSGPRTGPGGRQQQPHNQQKDQQRKKFQYGNYNKYYGYRNPGASEDPRVRVFRPEWFQGKDVLDLGCNSGHLTLYIAKMLRPARILGLDIDSDLVHAARKNIRHYLSELQTQEARRAMQEEKSTKQEERNGNESCTGREKKHNEAESVDENGKPVKGESCPVEAVNDNVSCHIDEAGTQGQDSTTEEMEQEDCDLPPADHPVSCSFPVSLRISRGPIAAPPLTETSTVRSGEFPSNVSFIKANYVLENDNLLLTQRPEYDVILCLSVTKWVHLNWGDSGLKRLFHRVYRHLRPGGLFVLEPQPWESYARRRKLTDNICRNYHSIRLKPDQFSAYLTNEVGFSSYELVGTPKCSLRGFQRPIYLFHK